One Littorina saxatilis isolate snail1 unplaced genomic scaffold, US_GU_Lsax_2.0 scaffold_2486, whole genome shotgun sequence genomic window, TTTCTGTTCACGCCAAAAAATGTACCGTATACGAACACTTGTTCCATTGTGAACGATCATTTCACCATTACACAGTTACAGATCTGCCCGGGTTTTCATACGAGATAACAGCACTCTACAACTTCAACACATGCCGAAATTCTACAGCAGGGTTGCTTTCTGCACAGAGTGGGAATTTCCTGTTGAATTCATTTTGAAAATGACACCTACGTCAATCTCATGTACCATTTCTCTCCGCTAAATGCTCTGATGAAGGTGATACTCACGTTGACGACTCCTGGCGTGTTGTCCTTCAGCTTTGTGAGGTGCTTGACGAAGTCGGCAAAGGTACACTTCCTGAGCACCTGTATGTGCATGCTGTCGCCGCCCAAGTACTTCGAGAAGTTGTTTATGGGAGAGTCGGTGCGTGTGAGAGATAGCGCCAGGTTGTACAATGCTCCTTCCATGCAATCTGTGGGGGGTTGAAACAGATTAAGACCAATCCTCCGCTTGGtcaaacacaaaaaaatcaacGCTCTGACTgattgctgtggtgagttggaatagTTTGATGAATCAATTTGTGTATGTTTACAaaatcaattcatcaaaaatgTCACAGCGTGCACAGTGAGCATCTggactgttcatttttggtatgtgaccaagtgaagggttggtcttatttgtttgtttgtttgtttgtttgcttaacgcccagccgaccacgaagggccatatcagggcggtgctgctttgacatataacgtgcgccacacacaagacagaagtcgcagcacaggcttcatgtctcacccagtcacattattctgacaccggaccaaccagtcctagcactaaccccataatgccagacgccaggcggagcagccactagattgccaattttaaagtcttaggtatgacccggccggggttcgaacccacgacctcccgatcacggggcggacgttGGTCTTATTAATAGACGTTCTCCGGAAATAACTTTGTCGGGTCTGTGTGGGTTGCGAACTAATGaaaactcttgcttttagtgagacaagcTTTCCACGCGTGCtctttgtccacgtgtttcagacacacccctccctATAGTGACTGGCCGATAAAGTCACGtgagaaagcttgcctcaataaaagcaagagtattcactctatCACAACCCATACTAACTCGACAGAGTCATAtccaaacatcgtctattgtaGAAAACCtgtccagatctgagatggcgagTCCAA contains:
- the LOC138954894 gene encoding uncharacterized protein, with protein sequence MEGALYNLALSLTRTDSPINNFSKYLGGDSMHIQVLRKCTFADFVKHLTKLKDNTPGVVNTNNRYVIDHRLKALKMSFTKDSKEQTWYMNCDGDCVKFTSNTCYIRWHPNVVRVFATPDP